A genomic stretch from Hyalangium ruber includes:
- a CDS encoding ROK family protein, with protein sequence MSVSGWDVQRYRPTGVTPLEVWNLPVSGHELWELLGTPRMESDRRHGMSEELVVARQCLTLIEALQLLLSEHRVDAVYLTGGIAALEGITSAREVLANSLPCPVYIAQGPRFASVRAGLQLLEDLRPTSPLCVDVGQTSIKCASRTRLHVFERDTTVLPRLFIGMPRPADGHHVTSAVRFIAGALHTTALGLVPPVDAICLALPSPVDDALVPGGCTYGWEEHASLVMDILDAAKLTAPRCTVRVLNDAELAAEAARNDSRVTGQRVLCLTLGFGPGGALLERGG encoded by the coding sequence ATGAGCGTGTCGGGCTGGGACGTCCAGCGCTACCGGCCCACCGGTGTCACGCCTCTGGAGGTCTGGAACCTCCCGGTCTCCGGACACGAGCTGTGGGAGCTGCTGGGCACCCCTCGCATGGAGTCGGACCGGCGGCACGGAATGTCGGAGGAGCTGGTCGTCGCGCGCCAATGCCTGACGCTCATCGAAGCGCTCCAGTTGCTGCTCTCGGAGCACCGCGTGGATGCGGTGTACCTGACCGGAGGAATCGCCGCCTTGGAGGGCATTACCTCCGCGCGAGAGGTGCTCGCCAACTCACTGCCGTGCCCCGTGTACATCGCCCAGGGGCCGCGCTTCGCCTCCGTGCGTGCCGGGTTGCAGCTCCTGGAGGACCTGCGACCCACGAGCCCGCTCTGCGTGGACGTGGGCCAGACGAGTATCAAATGCGCGAGCCGCACGCGGCTCCACGTCTTCGAGCGCGACACGACGGTGCTGCCCCGGCTCTTCATCGGAATGCCGCGCCCGGCGGACGGACACCATGTGACTTCGGCGGTCCGCTTCATCGCCGGGGCGCTGCACACCACCGCCCTGGGGCTCGTCCCACCCGTGGATGCGATCTGCCTCGCCCTGCCCTCTCCGGTGGATGACGCGCTCGTCCCGGGAGGCTGCACCTACGGCTGGGAAGAGCACGCCTCGCTGGTCATGGACATCCTTGACGCCGCGAAGCTCACGGCGCCCAGGTGTACCGTGCGGGTCCTCAACGACGCGGAGCTGGCCGCGGAGGCAGCCCGGAATGATTCCCGCGTCACGGGCCAGCGCGTGCTGTGCCTCACGCTCGGCTTCGGCCCGGGAGGCGCGCTGCTCGAGCGTGGAGGCTGA
- a CDS encoding WD40/YVTN/BNR-like repeat-containing protein, with product MRRQIWVMVLLGMWLGCSRGTMEEIPPPVPAPQPETPATCTPTTCAVLGRNCGEAPDGCGGTLQCGDCSQPQACVPTACAEYGGNACGLISDGCGRQVQCGTCSGDAVCGGIGIPNLCAIPPQLASCTEVRGGKALEPVGGGIQGLRQCQGNGWCANNSYMGARLEDLWGFSEDDVWAVGSMVRGVALHWNGTAWTQVALPSPSALRGVWGASPRDVWAVGAQGTVLRWNGTEWRRIPAPTSEHLTAVSGTSANDVWLVGLGVALHWDGVALRETPGWTPVQIDPNEESPPSRMSVWALSATDVVAAGGRVCQRWNGETWSTTECGLRRATDVWASGPDDIWVVGEYFQGFDSYSERAHWDGQQWTTESFSSFHNLDFERFRSLWGSARDDVWLNGTWHFDGRKWNRICRGTDLGALWGTSSGRLFGVKEGQGLTSFDGQGWTFQAGTHFLHPSFGRADSGSGWGIGSSGALIQYEGQRWSRRPGPDGSSESHTFYAPFGTSPDDAWAISNSRALFRWNGQQWVASGPGSNIGIHMGWALSPTDAFVVGGGSHRWSMWRWNGQTWNPMDINLGQDELLELWGSGPDDVWAVGWRAPPGGTSCAGCADSIGVIWHWDGQQWTRVYEQAGHYFKRVFGTSRSNVWVLDFRNGSPTTAWALRWNGSTFERTGEFNDTSYVEHLAGTGPGDMWVAAGMTPDFRTRLYHFDGQRWSEQDPLPGRIRDMGAIPGQVTFATTEDGILYERRFQPQ from the coding sequence ATGCGGCGGCAGATCTGGGTCATGGTCCTGCTGGGGATGTGGCTGGGCTGTAGCCGTGGCACGATGGAGGAGATACCCCCTCCTGTCCCCGCGCCCCAGCCTGAGACTCCCGCGACGTGTACGCCCACCACCTGCGCCGTGCTGGGCAGAAACTGCGGAGAGGCTCCCGACGGCTGCGGAGGAACGCTCCAGTGCGGCGACTGCTCCCAGCCCCAGGCGTGCGTGCCCACGGCCTGCGCCGAGTACGGGGGCAACGCGTGTGGCCTCATCTCCGATGGCTGCGGGAGGCAGGTGCAATGCGGTACCTGCTCCGGAGACGCGGTGTGCGGCGGCATCGGCATCCCCAACCTGTGCGCCATCCCGCCCCAGCTTGCCTCATGCACCGAGGTTCGGGGAGGCAAGGCGCTGGAGCCCGTGGGAGGAGGCATCCAGGGCCTGCGCCAATGCCAGGGCAACGGGTGGTGCGCGAACAACAGCTACATGGGCGCGCGGCTCGAGGATCTCTGGGGCTTCTCCGAGGACGATGTATGGGCCGTCGGGAGCATGGTGCGCGGCGTCGCCCTGCACTGGAACGGGACAGCCTGGACCCAGGTGGCGCTGCCCTCGCCCTCGGCCCTGCGAGGCGTCTGGGGAGCCTCGCCGAGGGACGTGTGGGCCGTGGGAGCGCAGGGCACGGTGCTCCGGTGGAACGGCACCGAGTGGCGACGCATCCCCGCTCCGACCTCCGAGCACCTGACGGCCGTGTCCGGGACCTCCGCCAACGATGTCTGGCTGGTGGGCCTCGGGGTTGCCCTCCACTGGGACGGAGTGGCGCTGCGCGAGACGCCAGGCTGGACGCCCGTCCAAATCGATCCCAACGAAGAATCCCCTCCGAGCCGGATGAGCGTCTGGGCCCTCTCCGCGACAGACGTGGTGGCCGCGGGAGGGCGCGTCTGCCAGCGCTGGAACGGAGAGACCTGGAGCACGACGGAGTGCGGCCTGCGGCGGGCCACGGATGTGTGGGCCAGTGGTCCCGATGACATCTGGGTCGTGGGGGAATACTTCCAGGGCTTCGACTCCTACTCCGAGCGGGCACACTGGGACGGACAGCAGTGGACCACGGAGTCCTTCTCGAGCTTCCACAACCTCGACTTCGAGCGCTTCCGCTCGCTGTGGGGCTCCGCCCGAGACGATGTCTGGCTCAACGGCACCTGGCACTTCGATGGGCGGAAGTGGAACCGCATCTGCCGAGGCACCGACCTGGGAGCCCTCTGGGGAACATCCTCCGGCCGCCTCTTCGGGGTGAAGGAGGGCCAAGGGCTCACGAGCTTCGACGGACAGGGATGGACCTTCCAGGCAGGGACCCACTTCCTCCACCCCTCCTTCGGCCGGGCGGACTCGGGGAGCGGCTGGGGAATCGGCTCCAGCGGCGCCCTCATCCAGTACGAAGGGCAACGCTGGAGCCGGCGCCCCGGTCCGGACGGAAGCAGCGAGTCCCATACGTTCTACGCTCCCTTCGGCACCTCGCCGGACGATGCCTGGGCCATCTCCAATAGCCGCGCGCTCTTCCGCTGGAACGGCCAGCAGTGGGTCGCCTCCGGGCCGGGTTCCAACATTGGAATCCACATGGGCTGGGCCCTGAGCCCCACGGATGCCTTCGTCGTGGGCGGCGGCTCCCACCGCTGGAGCATGTGGCGCTGGAACGGGCAGACCTGGAACCCGATGGACATCAACCTGGGTCAGGATGAGCTGCTCGAGCTGTGGGGCAGCGGCCCGGATGACGTCTGGGCCGTGGGATGGCGCGCACCGCCGGGAGGAACCTCGTGTGCAGGCTGCGCCGACTCCATCGGTGTCATCTGGCACTGGGATGGCCAGCAGTGGACGCGGGTGTACGAGCAGGCCGGGCACTACTTCAAGCGCGTGTTCGGCACGTCCCGCTCGAACGTCTGGGTGCTGGACTTCCGCAACGGCAGCCCCACCACGGCGTGGGCGCTGCGCTGGAATGGCAGCACCTTCGAGCGCACCGGCGAGTTCAACGACACCTCCTACGTCGAGCACCTCGCCGGCACGGGCCCGGGGGACATGTGGGTCGCGGCGGGGATGACACCGGACTTCCGCACGCGCCTGTACCACTTCGACGGGCAGCGCTGGAGCGAGCAGGATCCCCTGCCCGGGCGCATCCGCGACATGGGCGCCATTCCCGGGCAGGTCACCTTCGCCACGACGGAGGACGGCATCCTCTACGAACGCCGCTTCCAGCCCCAATAG
- a CDS encoding lipid-transfer protein, translated as MGRRVNVAGVGMIKFAKPGASEEYDVMAAKAGQAALQDAGVRYDEIEQAFVGYVYGDSTCGQRAVYGLGMTGIPVINVNNNCSTGSTALFLARQAIEGGLAECVLALGFEKMEKGALGSKFDDRANPIEKHADVMSRTQGFAKGPLTAQMFGGAGREYRWKYGTKRETFAKIAEKARKHASKNPYALFSQPLTVEEILASEEVFDPLTRYQCCPPTCGAAAAVLCSDEFARKHGINRPVYIAAQTMATDLPSSFGDSMIKMIGYDMSAKAARGLYERAGVGPEDVDVVELHDCFTANELLTYEAIGLCKEGEAEKFIWDGDNTFGGKFVTNPSGGLLSKGHPLGATGLAQCTELVWQLRGQAEQRQVEDARVALQHNLGLGGACVMTLYRRD; from the coding sequence ATGGGTCGTCGAGTCAATGTCGCTGGTGTCGGGATGATCAAGTTCGCCAAGCCGGGGGCGAGCGAGGAATACGACGTGATGGCGGCCAAGGCGGGCCAGGCGGCGCTGCAGGACGCGGGCGTGCGCTACGACGAGATCGAGCAGGCCTTCGTCGGCTACGTCTACGGCGACAGCACCTGCGGCCAGCGCGCCGTGTACGGGCTGGGCATGACGGGCATCCCCGTCATCAACGTCAACAACAACTGCTCCACGGGCTCTACCGCGCTGTTCCTGGCGCGGCAGGCGATTGAAGGCGGCCTGGCCGAGTGCGTGTTGGCGCTGGGCTTCGAGAAGATGGAGAAGGGCGCCCTGGGCTCGAAGTTCGATGACCGGGCCAACCCCATCGAGAAGCACGCGGATGTGATGAGCCGCACCCAGGGCTTCGCCAAGGGGCCCCTCACGGCGCAGATGTTCGGCGGCGCGGGCCGCGAGTACCGTTGGAAGTACGGCACCAAGCGGGAGACGTTCGCGAAGATCGCCGAGAAGGCGCGCAAGCACGCCTCGAAGAACCCCTACGCACTCTTCAGCCAGCCGCTCACCGTGGAGGAGATCCTCGCCTCGGAAGAGGTCTTCGATCCGCTGACGCGTTACCAGTGCTGCCCGCCCACCTGCGGCGCCGCGGCGGCGGTGCTGTGCTCGGACGAGTTCGCCCGCAAGCACGGAATCAACCGGCCGGTGTACATCGCCGCGCAGACCATGGCGACCGATCTGCCCTCGAGCTTCGGGGACAGCATGATCAAGATGATCGGCTACGACATGTCGGCGAAGGCGGCCCGGGGGCTCTACGAGCGCGCCGGAGTGGGCCCCGAGGATGTGGACGTGGTGGAGCTGCACGACTGCTTCACCGCCAACGAGCTGCTCACCTACGAGGCGATCGGCCTGTGCAAGGAGGGCGAGGCCGAGAAGTTCATCTGGGACGGGGACAACACCTTCGGCGGCAAGTTCGTCACCAACCCCTCGGGCGGGCTGCTCTCCAAGGGCCACCCGCTGGGTGCCACGGGGCTGGCCCAGTGTACCGAGCTGGTGTGGCAGCTCCGGGGCCAGGCCGAGCAGCGCCAGGTGGAGGACGCGCGTGTCGCCCTCCAGCACAACCTGGGGCTGGGCGGCGCCTGCGTCATGACGCTCTACCGCCGCGACTGA
- a CDS encoding peroxisomal multifunctional enzyme type 2 yields MANELRFDGRVAIVTGAGQGLGRSHALLLASRGAKVVVNDLGGSSTGGGKSSEAADKVVAEIKAAGGEAVANYDSVEEGAKIVQAALDHFKRVDIVINNAGILRDTSFHKMSEQDWELIYRVHLLGAFRVTHAAWPHMREAGYGRVLFTSSAAGIYGNFGQANYSMAKLGLVGFARTLAAEGSKKNILVNVIAPIAGSRLTETILPKEVTEALKPEYVSPLVAVLAHESCQENGGLFEVGGGFMAKLRWQRTEGVSFKLGRNVTPDLVQGSWQRITDFEKATYPEDVTSAMQPVMDNLGSKSRGGNELIDVDAALGYEFPPTTSAYDERDLALYALGVGAARDPLDAKELRYVYENHGEGFMPLPTYAVIPAVNSVLKLMAEGKQAPGLNYGLDRVLHGEQYTELLRPLPPHAKLRHKGRIKDIFDKGKNALVVTDIRTFNADTGEELVRNELTVFVRGAGGWGGDRGPSSDINVPPERAPDEVITEKTNENQALLYRLSGDWNPLHADPSFASAFGFPKPILHGLCTFGHAARHVLKAFREGDARFFKSIKVRFAESVFPGETLRTEMWRESPTRIVFRCRVLERDKVVISNAAIELHTELPKAAPAPQAAAESKPAAASGQGSASAQVFAAIRSHVDKHPELVGKVAHVYLFKLTQPDSAWTLDLKNGQGSVTQGAVGKADCTLELTDADFLAMTSGKADPQKLYFGGKLKIAGNVMASQKLNFLQKIDPKEASASAAPAPVSSKPAGEAPNMGAASAPAIFQALQERLAKSPDQAAGVGALLQFKLTSPEGAWVVDLRTAPGSVKQGTVAEPAATLTLADEELLALVKAPESARELYMKGKLRVDGDTRVAQRLGFLKNLV; encoded by the coding sequence ATGGCCAACGAGCTTCGCTTCGATGGAAGGGTCGCAATCGTCACCGGTGCTGGCCAGGGGCTGGGCCGGTCCCACGCGCTGCTGCTTGCCAGCCGTGGCGCCAAGGTCGTGGTGAATGATCTCGGAGGCTCTTCCACGGGCGGGGGCAAGAGCTCGGAGGCTGCCGACAAGGTGGTGGCCGAGATCAAGGCGGCCGGCGGCGAGGCGGTGGCCAACTACGACTCGGTGGAGGAGGGCGCCAAGATCGTCCAGGCCGCGCTCGACCACTTCAAGCGCGTGGACATCGTCATCAACAACGCCGGCATCCTGCGCGACACCAGCTTCCACAAGATGAGCGAGCAGGACTGGGAGCTCATCTACCGCGTCCACCTGCTTGGCGCCTTCCGCGTCACCCACGCCGCCTGGCCCCACATGCGCGAGGCGGGTTATGGGCGCGTGCTCTTCACCTCCTCGGCCGCGGGCATCTACGGCAACTTCGGCCAGGCCAACTACAGCATGGCGAAGCTGGGGCTCGTGGGCTTTGCCCGCACGCTGGCCGCCGAGGGCAGCAAGAAGAACATCCTCGTCAATGTCATCGCTCCCATTGCCGGCTCGCGGCTCACCGAGACGATCCTCCCCAAGGAGGTGACCGAGGCCCTCAAGCCCGAGTACGTCAGCCCCCTGGTGGCGGTGCTGGCCCACGAGAGCTGCCAGGAGAACGGCGGACTGTTCGAGGTAGGCGGCGGCTTCATGGCGAAGCTGCGCTGGCAGCGCACCGAGGGCGTGAGCTTCAAGCTGGGGCGCAACGTCACGCCCGACCTCGTCCAGGGCTCCTGGCAGCGCATCACCGATTTCGAGAAGGCCACCTACCCGGAGGACGTCACCTCGGCGATGCAGCCGGTGATGGACAACCTCGGCTCCAAGAGCCGGGGAGGCAACGAGCTCATCGATGTCGACGCGGCGCTGGGCTACGAGTTCCCGCCCACCACGTCCGCGTATGACGAGCGGGACCTGGCCCTGTATGCGCTGGGTGTGGGCGCGGCGCGCGATCCGCTGGACGCCAAGGAGCTGCGCTACGTCTACGAGAACCACGGCGAGGGCTTCATGCCCCTGCCCACCTACGCGGTCATCCCCGCGGTGAACTCCGTGCTCAAGCTCATGGCCGAGGGCAAGCAGGCCCCCGGGTTGAACTACGGGCTGGACCGCGTGCTGCACGGCGAGCAGTACACGGAGCTGCTGCGGCCGCTGCCTCCGCACGCGAAGCTGCGCCACAAGGGGCGCATCAAGGACATCTTCGACAAGGGCAAGAACGCCCTGGTCGTCACCGACATCCGCACCTTCAACGCGGACACGGGCGAGGAGCTGGTCCGCAACGAGCTGACGGTGTTCGTGCGCGGCGCTGGCGGCTGGGGTGGGGACCGAGGGCCCTCCAGCGACATCAACGTGCCGCCGGAGCGCGCGCCGGACGAGGTCATCACCGAGAAGACGAACGAGAACCAGGCGCTCCTCTATCGGCTGTCGGGAGACTGGAACCCGCTGCACGCGGATCCCTCGTTCGCCAGCGCGTTCGGCTTCCCCAAGCCCATTCTCCACGGGCTGTGTACCTTCGGCCACGCGGCGCGCCACGTGCTCAAGGCCTTCCGCGAGGGCGACGCCCGCTTCTTCAAGAGCATCAAGGTCCGCTTCGCCGAGTCCGTGTTCCCCGGCGAGACGCTGCGCACGGAGATGTGGCGTGAGTCGCCCACCCGGATCGTCTTCCGGTGCCGGGTGCTCGAGCGCGACAAGGTGGTGATCAGCAATGCCGCCATCGAGCTGCACACGGAGCTGCCCAAGGCCGCTCCCGCGCCTCAGGCCGCCGCTGAGTCCAAGCCCGCCGCCGCGTCCGGACAGGGCAGCGCCAGCGCGCAGGTGTTCGCCGCCATCCGGAGCCACGTGGACAAGCACCCGGAGCTGGTGGGCAAGGTGGCTCACGTCTACCTCTTCAAGCTCACCCAGCCGGACAGCGCCTGGACGCTGGATCTCAAGAACGGGCAGGGCAGCGTGACGCAGGGCGCGGTGGGCAAGGCCGACTGCACGCTGGAGCTGACCGATGCCGACTTCCTGGCGATGACCTCCGGGAAGGCCGATCCCCAGAAGCTCTACTTCGGCGGCAAGCTGAAGATCGCCGGCAACGTGATGGCGTCGCAGAAGCTCAACTTCCTCCAGAAGATCGATCCCAAGGAGGCCTCTGCCTCCGCCGCGCCTGCTCCGGTATCGAGCAAGCCGGCGGGTGAGGCTCCGAACATGGGCGCGGCCTCCGCTCCCGCCATCTTCCAGGCGCTCCAGGAGCGTCTGGCCAAGAGCCCGGATCAAGCGGCGGGAGTTGGGGCGCTGCTCCAGTTCAAGCTCACCTCGCCCGAGGGGGCCTGGGTGGTGGATCTGCGTACCGCCCCGGGCTCGGTGAAGCAGGGGACCGTGGCCGAGCCCGCGGCCACACTGACGCTGGCGGACGAGGAGCTGCTGGCGCTGGTCAAGGCTCCCGAGTCTGCCAGGGAGCTGTACATGAAGGGTAAGCTGCGCGTCGATGGCGACACCCGTGTCGCTCAGCGGCTGGGGTTCCTCAAGAACCTGGTGTGA